The Lepus europaeus isolate LE1 chromosome 1, mLepTim1.pri, whole genome shotgun sequence genome contains the following window.
TGGGCCCTAACTTTTAAGTCCCACCTGCAGATTTATGCCACCCGCCAAGCCACACAAAGGCTCAAATCCTTGAGAGGAAAGTGTGCAGGGGTCAGGGTCAGTGAGGGTGTGTGAGGTCATGCCTGCTTGTTTCCTAAAAGGAATCCCTCaagagagggcagaggaagatgtGGGAGGTGGACTTGGAGGCGCGAGGTGGAGGCATTTCCCAGGCGCTTTGACGTAGACTCCACGAGGCACGGGGCACTCCCACTGCATAAGAGGAAGCACCGCAGCGTTGGGGACGCGGCAACCGGGGACAGCCACTCGCGCCTGGAGAAGCCGGCGCACTGCTTCTTTCATTGCCTCTCCACGCACTCAGGGGAGCCCGATCCCAGCACTCGAGGGACCCCTGAGGGAACAGGGAGCCTGAGTGCAGACAGGCACCCTTCTGCAACCTGGGAGCAGAGTACAGCTTGATGAGGTGAGTGGGGCGCGCAAAGTGTAGAGTGGGACCCTGGCAGCTCCGCCCAGAGGTGGGTGAGACCACGGAACTAGATGCTGGGGCCAAGACACTATAAAGCCTCGTAGGGCTCCTAGCGGTGCGCGCGGAGGACCCCAGGGTTGAGGAACTCCGGAGGAATACCTCTCCAAGCTTGAGGCAATCTTTACTATAAAGAAGTGAACCTAAATGAGCCCGCCTGAGTGTGGTGGAGTGAGTTCCGGAAAGCGCCAACTTCAGCACCCAGGACAGCGCTCCGCCCTTGGCTTTCTAAAACTTAGGTCTGACAGCTTACATTTAACCCTTGAGGAAAGGCATCCCTCGGGAAACCTCAACTTCGATATTTTAgttgagaaaaggaaaaataaacataattttgttcaagtaaacataatatataaataatatgagaaattgtataattttttatttcaaatacactTCAAAATAAGAGTGTGAATGTTCAAATAtagtttttgaaatgtttatttattgaaacCTCAAAACCTTGCTACTTTGCAGAAGAGAAAGATTCCATATTGTTATTACCATTAAATGCTCCAATAGTCCTGTGAGATGTAACTTGCTTACCTTCATGATACTAACATACAAATGTTTGGAAATGTAAGATGTCATTACACTTGCAACATAAGAAAAATTTCAAGGTGGTAATGTggatactttgattttttttgtagtcaGCATTGAGAGCCAGAGAAATTGAAAGAGAGGCAAGTCATTTTCCTTAGAATCTTTGAGATCCAAAGTAAGAAAAGAGAATTTAGAAAACAATATCTTTCAGAACATGTTAGCTGTTAATAAAACGTCAACAAATATATTCCCTCAATTCTCACATACAGTAACTTGTACTTTTAGCAtgctatatttcttttattataatattttgtaattatatgcctttgttaaaaaattaaaagtcagtGTAAAAAACAAAGCATCTCAAGGGTAAAAATATAATCAAATTCCCAACTGTGTAGGAATCTTATATTAGGATAGCAAGGTTTGACATATTGTAGAATACTTAAAACTGCATGTTAAGGTTTAAATTTAAGCATTTAATACTCTTTAAACTTTACTACTCTGTACCAGCAAAAACCTGTTTTACTGATTAATCTTACAAAAGACCATATCTTAAAGATCTCTCAGCTGATATATCTTAGTTTTACACTCACTGCCTCACCTGGCAATGAATAATTTTAGCTAGAATGAGACTTGTTAGATGGTGAGTAGGATAAGATATCTTTGTTATTTATTGACAACAATGCGTTTCATTTGCTGTGACCAAGGTTCTTAAGGacgtatttattttctttactacATGGAGCACAAGCAGGGACTGATATGAGATATTTCCATCCTGTGCAGTTTCAGGGCCATGGCTGATCCTGGGAACAGAGGAGGGATCCACCGCCCCTTGAAcctcacctgctccctgctcattgTGGGaatgtgctgtgtgtctcctttcTTCTGTCATAGCCAGACAGACCTGCTGGCTCTTAACCAAGCTGATCCTCAGTGCTGGGAATCCTCCTCAGTGCTTCTCCTGGAAATGCGAAAGCCTCGCATTTCCAACACTGTTTCAGGCTTCTGGGATTTTATGATCTACCTGAAGTCATCTGAGAACTTGAAGCATGGGGCTCTGTTTTGGGATCTGGCCCAACTCTTCTGGGACATCTATGTGGACTGCGTGCTTTCAAGGAACCATGGCTTAGGAAGGAGGCAGTTggctggagaggaagagaaaatctCTGCAGCACAGCCACAGTACACAGGGAGTAAACAAGGTGGTCAATCCTAGCTCCCATGTCTTTTGAAAGGGTCAATCAAGTATGAATGTGCTGAATTGTGAGGAGGGAAATAGCTTCAGGGTAATCCAGTGTCATGTATAGTTCTGTCAAAGGAACAAACCTAGAGCACACACAATAggagaataaaaaaatatttcattttgcattttatagTAGGAGATTATGTAAAAATGTCCTTATCCTCATACTTTTTGTGGACCCCATCAAGGAAGAAtcagaaaagacaagcaaagacaAGCATAATTCCGAAACACAGCATGAAAGTAGAAAGAGCTGCCCTGAGATTCACACTGATTTTTAATATTAACTCAAACGTAGGTAGTCATGACCTGATGTTTACTTGCTGCGGGACTGGGGAGTGTTCACAGCACACAAATTATTGCCACTTGgaaattggaaaaaaacaaaccacattgTTTTCATGTAAACAGAGATACTCTCTGAGAAGTACTTACCTGATGAAATAAAGAGCAAAAACAGTTGGCTTTTTGCAGGTTCAAAGCTTGTTGAATTTTGAATGAATCTTCTATAAGTAATTTATATCCACCAGGATGAGTAATTAATTTTTAGTAAGTTGGAACTCCTACAAATTTACATGGTCTTCTCTGGCATTATAGAATAAATATTCCTCATAGAATTGGAATGAGTAAGCCCCTATAAGTGAGTGAAGAGATGTCTTGGGCCCTATtcatattgtttttgttctttctgtGGTGTCATTTCAACAAATTAGCTTCCAAATCTGGTAGCAAGGGCTATTTATGAGGCAGTATCTCCTTAGAATTATTTATGTACCAGTGAACAACTGAGTCATAGTAATTTTTACATTTGTACATTTGATTGTGAAAATGGTTATATATTCCTGTAATATGTCTATTAAAATAGGAATTAATGGTAGTAATTCTAGCACTGCTTTTCTAAGACATTATTGAGTATTTATATACCTAGTTGGTTTTAAACTCAGATATGAAAAATTTTCATGATTTTCTGACCCACAACACCAGTAAATCCACTATTATTTATATATAGGTTTATTATTTTGGTATGTATTACTGTACTTCCAAGTAATTTCAACTTTATAGGAAGTCTCTTTTGGTAGCTTTGGTATTAAAGTAGAAATTCAAAATGAAGATGTTTAAATAAGGttgccaatattttaaaaatactctgaaCAGAGGCTGCTCAGGCATCAGCATGAGAAAGAATCATCTAA
Protein-coding sequences here:
- the FAM237A gene encoding protein FAM237A — translated: MADPGNRGGIHRPLNLTCSLLIVGMCCVSPFFCHSQTDLLALNQADPQCWESSSVLLLEMRKPRISNTVSGFWDFMIYLKSSENLKHGALFWDLAQLFWDIYVDCVLSRNHGLGRRQLAGEEEKISAAQPQYTGSKQDTFSQLPRTLFLKKKELIGDLISMHVHRSGSRFIGKMNLEIKKK